In the Glycine max cultivar Williams 82 chromosome 6, Glycine_max_v4.0, whole genome shotgun sequence genome, CGCGTGCTTTATCCGGTGTTTATCCACTGCTTCATGGATCTTGTCGCCAAAGGACATGTTCAAGAAGGTAATTTGATTTGGATGAGTCACAAATGCGGGACACTAGTGCAATGTaactagtgtttttttttttggttcttaTTTTATGTGATTGTGGTTGGTGTTTTTCAGCTCGGAACTTCTTCAATACTTTCCGCGAAGACCATGAAATGATGCACTTGCGTGACCTTCAGAAGTTGGAAGGAGTTCTCTCTCCTAATCATCTCAAGGTTGGTTTCTTGAGGATGTTGGGATCATTAAGAATTAGTGTAAAAACATTcctacaataatgtattttctcGTGCAGGAAATGGAATTTGCTCACTCGCTTAGAAAGAGCAAATTCAACATAAAGATATGTGAGGTAATGCCTTGATTCTCCTGGATTGTTTTAACGGATATGCCGCCATAACTTTTTGTTTTGCTATTTTTACTTTGCAAATATTAAAAGATGACATCTTAGTCAACTAGTTTCAGCAACAACCCGAAATCTAGTGCCCCTTCTGTGTCTTCTCTTATGTGCTCAACTGTGACCGTATGTGAATTTATTTGGACCGATATCTGTGAAGCTTTTGTGCCTTGGGGTTTTCAGGTTATAATATTAAGTTGGGTGATGCCTATAATTTATATGCAGATCAGTTATAGCaattctgttttcattttggtTTAAGTTGTTGTAGGTCTACAGCTTTAGTGTTAGTTATTCcaatttgttgattttatatTCTGGATCATGCCTGCTTGTGATGTGGCACTTCATTGCGTTAATATTATGCATTGAAGTTAATGTGACTAAATTTCCTCCACCTTCCTTGAAACACATCTTATATTTGCATGAATGCAACCATGGTACATTCACACACTGAAACACTGAGAGCAGTGAATCTGAAAGAGCCAAAGAGAGGATACAGGGGCATGCCCTGGTGCCCCCCTGCCCTCAAATGTACATAGATATGACTaagattttttctcttatttagaaagaagaattatattatttttcatgtacCTAGTAAGGATATAATCATAGTAAAATATGACCATTCCAGTATACGAAATAGCACACTATCTTTTCCTAACCCTCTCAATTGTAAATCTTACAAAAAGCGACGCACCTGTATCTGTACTGCATAGTGCATACTGTGGGGATTGTGATTTAGGTAGCACCACATTTATGAGTGGtgacaaatattcatcatctcAGTATAGTGTATTCACATGTTCAGGTGTGGAGCTTTGGCATCAGATCTAACTTATTGATTGAGAGGGAAAATTTGGGATGTATTATACTTTCCATCCTAATTGGCTACCCAGCATTTACTGTGGGCATTTATGGTTATGCCATTGCTGTTGATTACCTTTATTTTATCTTCGAGAATTTGGCTCATCTGAGGGCTTAATGGAAGTAACATGCAGGTGTTAAGACTCAAGATtagcttatattttattttatcaatatatgAAATTCATATATCCGCAATATTTCCCTGGAATTCTGTTCAAAAGGACAACCTTTTTggtcctttttaaaaaaatgggccATCATTGTCTACTCTGTCTACATTACTCGtttcttaattttcattatGGCGATCTTTACGTTTTCCCATTAAAATACAGCTAAATATATGGGGAAAACTGATAACAGTTGATGTTTTGACTTTTGCCAGTATTCCTATGAGCTTTTGTTGCAACATCTACACAGTACGCAATCCACCACTATACTTGGTATTATCAATGAGCATATTAACTTTCAAGGTACTTTTATTCATTATAGGTTTCATCTTCTCATTTGAACTTCCTTGTTATTGCATGCACTTCATTGTTTTTTGTTGTAATATAGTAACCCCTGGTCAACCTAGCTTAATTTCCGATGATCCGGAAGCTGTTACCCTTACTGGAAGCAGCCAGGAAGCAGCAAACCAGATAAATCAAAAAGAAATTCATTGGGGGGTGAGTCTATTATCATATGTAGTTATGTACTAAATTTGATAAAGTTACAAATTATTTTGCTGATGTTGTTTCTGTTAATACAACCCTAATTATCTGATTTAAATCTCATTATGTTTCTCCCGTAGTTGCTTGAAGACTCTCTTGAAGAACGGCTGGAGAAAGCCGGGGCCTTGCTTTCAGACTCTGAAAAGGGTGAAGGGGAAGCAAAAGAGGGGGAGAATGACGAGACTAAGGTATATCTGTTCTAAAATTCACCTCTGACAATTATTCAAATTCATTAATTCTGATATGAGGAAATACAGTGCCTTTTATTTCTAGGATGTAGGCCATTCTAACAAAGTATGtgcatgaattttaatttaagatGTTTCATTTGCTTCAGTTCTATTATTCATCCCATATTTGAGTGTTTTTTCACTttagttttcaaatatttatcttttagaaaagaTCCATTGAAGGAGGAAAGCAAGGTGCTTCagtcaaaaaagtaaaaaaggacaAAGGTGGAAGTGCAACTGGAAAAAGTGCAAAACCTGAAGCTAACACCATACCTTCAGCTCCTCGAGTTAAGCCAGAACTCCCTTTGCCCGTAATGTATTCTCTCGATTCCATATCTTCAtttaacatgcttttgaaacTAGAAGTAGGATGTGGATCAAAGCTGAAAGCAATCACGGCATTATGTTCTTTTTCCTTTCAGTTGAAATTGCATGTCAAATACTTAAATAGTTAATGGCAAACTTCTGTATGTTTCATTATCATATGATGTCACTATGTCAGCAATGTAATAATTGATGTCAAAATATCTAGTGAATTTGTAATTGTAActtcatttcatttaatttcataatGTTGCACTATTGCAGCCCAGCTGAGGCGGAACAGTCCGTCCTTGAGGATTTAAGGAACCGTGTACAGCTTAGCAGTGTTGCATTGCCATCAGTTAGCTTTTACACATTTATCAATACTCATAATGGGTAATGTCCAAGACACATTTATAATTATCTATGTAGTTTGGGTTTCTGTTgcttaatacttatttttttgcaTATCATCTCAGTTTAAGCTGTTCTTCAATATCCCATGACGGATCATTGATTGCTGGAGGATTTTCTGACTCATCACTGAAGGttattttcttctctatatGTCCCCTTCCATCCACCCCTCCAATAGAAAACCCTCTTTCTAAGGAGTTTTGACATACCTGGTGATTGAATTTCTTGTAATTTCTGAATTGTATACACAGGTTTGGGATATGGCAAAGCTTGGACAACAACAGACCAGTTGTAAGTTTGTATTTGtaaatttcttttgtttagACCAAGCTATTACTGTTGCTTTCATTGCTTGACAAATGTGAATATGGTTATAAACAAGTATAATGGTTCTgagaaaatatactttttaaccTGTAAAATGCTTCAATAATCTAATATAGTTTAATCAATGCACTAAGGAAAAcaacttatattttaatataagcaAGACATTTAGTGGTATAGTTTTACATATGAAACTTTTCGCTGCCTGCCTCATGTATAAAGAGAGGTTAGAGGTATTCTATTTCAAAATGATTGGGAATGAATCAGATCCCCCCTCCCCTCCTCCCCTAATTGCTAAAATTGTAAAACTCCTGAGCCCCTAAAATAAACTTGAGTTGAGTTGAACAAATAAAGCAAGCTTGGTTGGAAGTCAGCTTATTTGAACATGAGCAATTGGTTTTGCTTGCTATAAACGTCTAGTTATCAATTTTGCTATCATTAGCTCTTTCGCAGGGTGAGAATGAACAAATATTTGGGCAAGGTGGTGGGAAAAGACAGTATACATTGTTTCAAGGTCATTCAGGCCCTGTTTATGCAGCCTCTTTTAGTCCTGTCGGAGATTTTATCCTTTCATCCTCAGCAGACTCGACAAGTATGCTTACTTGATCTCATTTGATGTTCTTTCCCAATTTGTTTCATAACTTTCAGTAGTAATCTTAAATGGTTATGCAGTTCGATTATGGAGCACAAAACTTAATGCCAATCTTGTTTGTTATAAGGGTCACAATTACCCTGTCTGGGATGTTCAGGTAAAACATTTTCTTCTGGACTATTCTGTTCTGATAGTGGATGTAGAACAACATGTCAGTtgttacacaaataaaaaatttaaacaataaaatatagcaggtgttttaaacaataaaacataccagtctctatttttttaatttcttaaacaaatattttgtgtGCTTGTATATGCACGTTAGACCACAGTATTTTCTCTATATGCTCCAAATGTGTTATTGATGTGGTCCACTTTATTTGgtgtaaaagaaataagataagACAAAAATGAAGGAtacaaagagataccccctaaCAAATGACATCAATGTAGCAAGGCCACCCTATCTCTTAGCATATCTGTGAGGGAAAGCCTTTATAAAGCCCACTCGGTTTCTTACTTTCTTTtccttgtatttttattatggtataattaaatgatacaaTATAATTACTCCTTGTTGCCTCTATACAGTATGTAATTTACTTTGTAGTTTTTGCTGGTAAGATGTTCAGTAATCTGCATGCTATTCTAGAAAATAGACACCTTTGATCTAGTTAGGTACAATATGAAGGTTTTATATATATGACATTTGTGCATTGATGGATTTGTTGAAGAATCAATGCTTTGCTTTGTATTCTCAAATCAATTGCTGCAGCTTGCAAAATCTTGATTTCTTGGtgtaaagatattttattactctttttttcctcCCTCCGGACATCATtatttgcatgttatgtaatttatttctttttatggaTGCAGTTTAGTCCTGTGGGGCATTATTTTGCCAGCTCGTCACATGACAGAACTGCTAGGATTTGGTCCATGGACAGGATACAGCCCTTAAGAATAATGGCAGGGCACTTGTCTGATGTTGATGTAAGTTATTACATTCAATATTCTCTGTTGCTTCTAATTTTCGCcacattttgttcttttttgggGTCTGTATTTGCCACTAgctcatttaattttataattacgtATTGACGTATTGATTGCTTCAGATTCATATGCCAGTGATTTATGATTAAGCAGGGTTTTATGATGTGTGTTTTGAAGGGGGAAAATGTTTCTTTCATCTGTCTCTTATAAAGTCCTATAATAGTAGAGTTATTGAATTGGGTTtggtattaaaaatatttgccaCTGGAACCTATATTTTGCCACCTAATCTTTAAGGTAAAAGGTGCTATACTAAAATAAATTGTGAAATGAGGTTGTAAATCAAAGTTCATCTCTCAAAGTCCTAGAAGCTAATCATTATGTATTAGACAACACTCCTTACCTGTTTTGTGATCTTTTTTAGTGTGTGCAATGGCATGCCAACTGCAACTACATTGCAACTGGTTCCAGTGATAAAACAGTTCGACTATGGGATGTGCAGAGTGGTGAGTGTGTCCGGGTTTTCGTTGGCCACAGGGGTATGATTTTGTCTTTGGCAATGTCTCCTGATGGTCGCTATATGGCATCTGGCGATGAAGATGGCACAATCATGATGTGGGACCTCTCTAGTGGCCGCTGTCTCACACCTTTGATTGGGCACACATCATGTGTCTGGTCCCTCGCTTTCAGGTGATCCCCTGCTGCACTACTTTATCATAATTAGGAAGGAGATTAATTTGGTCACAATACTTAAATCTTGTTAATAATTGTTGGATGTATCAGTTCTGAAGGTTCTGTGATAGCATCTGGATCTGCTGATTGCACTGTAAAATTGTGGGATGTAAATACGAGCACCAAGGTTTCTAGGGCTGAAGAAAAGTAAGTTCGTCTATTATGGCATAATTGTTTTGAATTGTTCTGCAATGGGAAATCTTTCATTTCTATCCAAACCACTTTCTTGGGAAATTTTATAAACtgtgttattttttaacttttataggaATAATATATTTACCATCAATTATCATGGAAAAGTTT is a window encoding:
- the LOC100781563 gene encoding transcription initiation factor TFIID subunit 5, yielding MEDEKIVGYVTAFLKKKGFTQTEKIFQEEFQHNKSNTSNSVLEPDIANHLLAFSQLETGPARFHDGYSRLRTWTYSSLDLYKHELLRVLYPVFIHCFMDLVAKGHVQEARNFFNTFREDHEMMHLRDLQKLEGVLSPNHLKEMEFAHSLRKSKFNIKICEYSYELLLQHLHSTQSTTILGIINEHINFQVTPGQPSLISDDPEAVTLTGSSQEAANQINQKEIHWGLLEDSLEERLEKAGALLSDSEKGEGEAKEGENDETKKRSIEGGKQGASVKKVKKDKGGSATGKSAKPEANTIPSAPRVKPELPLPVIPAEAEQSVLEDLRNRVQLSSVALPSVSFYTFINTHNGLSCSSISHDGSLIAGGFSDSSLKVWDMAKLGQQQTSSLSQGENEQIFGQGGGKRQYTLFQGHSGPVYAASFSPVGDFILSSSADSTIRLWSTKLNANLVCYKGHNYPVWDVQFSPVGHYFASSSHDRTARIWSMDRIQPLRIMAGHLSDVDCVQWHANCNYIATGSSDKTVRLWDVQSGECVRVFVGHRGMILSLAMSPDGRYMASGDEDGTIMMWDLSSGRCLTPLIGHTSCVWSLAFSSEGSVIASGSADCTVKLWDVNTSTKVSRAEEKGGSANRLRSLKTLPTKSTPVYSLRFSRRNLLFAAGALSKSG